The Candidatus Methylomirabilota bacterium DNA segment CCGAATCCGTCTGACCGGCTAGACTTCTCGCCCCCAGGTCCTGGGCGTACCCACAGTGCGATCAAAGTACCCGGCAAAGATCTCGTCGTACTGACCCACGAAGTGCTTGGCAGTGCAAGCTGTCCGTGGGGATGGGTTCGGATCACCGATGTGCGCTTTGAACCTCAGCCCAAGCAGATTTCCACGTTCCTCCTGCCGGAGAACCTGCAGGAAAACTGCGGCACGGTCGGGCCGATCGCTATCGCGACGGGAAGCGACTTCACCTCCCATAATCCGATCCCGCTCAGGAATCTCTTGCTCATAAGTTGGCGCGGGGCAGGGACGCGGGCGATCGACATCTCCAATCCCTTCATGCCGCACGAGGCCGGCTTCTACTTCCCGCAGACCGCAGTGGGGGCGGACGGTAATCGTGTCCGCATCCATATGGCGAGCTACCCCGTGATCAAGGATGGGTTGATCTACGTGCTCGACCGCTTCAACGGGCTCTTCGTCCTGCGGTACACCGGACCGTTCCACGAAGAGGTGGATGTGATTAGGGGACCCTGCCAGGGGAACGCCAGCCCGGTCGAAGACATTGGCTTCCTAACGGGCACATGCATCACTCCATAAGGTGAGCGAACTGGAACTAGAGCAACACACAGATTAGCTGGAAGGAGAAGAGCAACCCAGCTAAATTAGACTGGGATTTGTTAACCACAAGGGACCGCTGGATTCACTTCGGCGGTCCCTTTTTGGGCGGCAGTCGGGGAAGACAATGCGCGGCCGTAATCACATACCGAAGTTTTATATAAAATTCATCTTCAGCGGTGTCCACCACAAAACCTCTACCATCACCGACTCGGATCGCCCGTTCCAGATTAGACACGATCTGACTATATAAGGTCGCGTGCTCTTCTTTAGTGTAAGCCCCTGGGTCGGCCACAATTGAATCCACATCATATAAGGCTTCGGCTGATGCAGACTTGGAGTTCTTGGTTGAAGTCGTCTTGTTTGGGGGTGAGGTAGAAGCAGGGCATAATGGATCTCCTGTCTGCCTAGCGGCCGAGTCATCACGGTAGCAATCCGCGCTGGAAAGAAAAAGGCCCACACGGGGCGGGCCGTATTACACCGGCTGCTCAGTAGCTTCTCGGGACGCTAATCGTCGATGAGCTTGTGCGCGGCTCTGGATAAGGCCTTGCCGACAAACTGATGGACCTGCCCGGTAGGATGAATCGCATCGAAGAAGACGAAGTCATCAAACTTGTCCACCCCACAGCCGGGGTCAAAGTTGCGAGCTCCCGTGTCCCGGTACTCTCCGCTATCAAAACAGGCGTCCTTAATGTTCTCGAAAACGCCGAACAGTTTCCCAAAAAAGCGTACTACCTCAAAAAAGCGGAAAAGATCGAACTGCTTGATCTCGACTAGCGGTTGCCCCGCCTGGATCTGATCCAAACGCTCCGCCAATTGCTCGTTGAATTTTATCGTTACGAAAGTGGCGATTGCGCGCGCCAACCCGGACTCGGCTGCGGGGAGCGAACCGATATTTGGCGAATTGACGACCAAGAATTTGCGCGCGCCTGCGCCAACCAACAAGTTGATATTGTCCCCGATGGCGGCAACCGCGTCATCAATAATAGCTCCCGGCATCTCATCCGGCGTTGACCCTATAACCAACTCTGCCAGCGCGTTGGCGGCATCTATAACATCATTTCCGCCGATCATGAATACATAGAGCGCATCCGACGCTGCCGGTAAATCGGCTAAGTCGGCCAAGAATCCGGCTATTTGGACGTTGAGGTCTATGAGGTCTATGAGGTCGGATCCGCGAGCTGTCGCCGCCGCCACAGCATAGTTCGTGCCGAAGTCGGGCGGCCGAAAAGGCTCCAACCCAACCAGGGGCAAAAAATGCAGCGATGGCTGGAGGTCTTCGAAGCCGAAACGTTTGGCGAGAATCTCCACCGCAACCGGCCCGTTGCTGACCCGGCTACTCTCAAAAAATAGATCGGCGCAGGGGAAATCGGGGTCTACGTCTTTTATTATGGGTGGGTCCCCTTCAAAGGTAACATCAGGGAAACAGAGCGCCACACGGGGTCCTGTCATTGTCGGATTTGTCAGGAACGTCAGGAACTTGAGGAACTTCGGATTGCTCGTCAGGAGAAGCGGCGCGGCATCTGCCAAGGTAGCAGCATTACCCGTGTCGGAGAGGCTGTCGCCGAATACGAAGATGTCGCTGAACTCCTCGGCTTTAGCCCCGAGCGGGAGCAGCAAACCTAGACATAGCAGTGCGCGCATAAATTGTTTCATCATGGCGCCCTCCCCATTTCTGATGACATGGTGGTCTGCCCACCTGGGGGCACTCAAACCAAGCCAACTTCTAGAACGTTTCCTTTTCATTTTCT contains these protein-coding regions:
- a CDS encoding SGNH/GDSL hydrolase family protein, producing the protein MMKQFMRALLCLGLLLPLGAKAEEFSDIFVFGDSLSDTGNAATLADAAPLLLTSNPKFLKFLTFLTNPTMTGPRVALCFPDVTFEGDPPIIKDVDPDFPCADLFFESSRVSNGPVAVEILAKRFGFEDLQPSLHFLPLVGLEPFRPPDFGTNYAVAAATARGSDLIDLIDLNVQIAGFLADLADLPAASDALYVFMIGGNDVIDAANALAELVIGSTPDEMPGAIIDDAVAAIGDNINLLVGAGARKFLVVNSPNIGSLPAAESGLARAIATFVTIKFNEQLAERLDQIQAGQPLVEIKQFDLFRFFEVVRFFGKLFGVFENIKDACFDSGEYRDTGARNFDPGCGVDKFDDFVFFDAIHPTGQVHQFVGKALSRAAHKLIDD